CATATAAATCTGGTAGGTAGGCATACCGCCGAACATGGCGTTGGTCCAGATGGGTTGGATACCCGTACTGTCGTGGTAAGCGCGCGCTTCCTGCGACATGCCTTTCCAGGATACGTTATCCGTCTGCCGCAGTTCCATGTCGTTCAACACAGGTGAGCAGAACAGGAAAGCTAATCCCAGGAAGATCAGGATGGCATACACATGTTTCAGAAGGCCTTTTTGCCAGTTTTGTTGCATCGGGTTTTTCCGGTTTAGTTTTTAAAAGAATCCAAAATAACTGTATTTTATCCGAAATTTCAATATGAGGCTCGTCCGCTTTCTCATAAAATTGAGCTTTATCTGTAATATCTGCTTTCTGCTCGGGTACTTCGTCCGGATGATGGGCGATCCCGAGGCCTGGAGCTTCCTCACCAAACACGTCACCATCCTCGGCTGGCTCGTGGCAGCCCCGCTCAACATCCTCACCGTCCTCATCGCCGTGGTAATGCTACTGTTGAAAAAGGTGCGTTTTGCAGACATCCATCCATATATTTTTGTGCTGAATGTGCTTATCTTGCTCATCCAACTCGCATCACCTATATGATTACCAATATTTTAAAAGATAAACCTACCCGGGTATTCATCATACTGGCCGGCATTTTCGTGGCCAACGCCCTCATCGCCGAAATTATCGGGGTCAAGATATTCTCCCTGGAAGGCACCTTCGGCATGAGCCCCGTGAACATCATGATCTTCGGTGACGCCTACAGCTTCAATATGACCGCCGGCGTGCTGTTATGGCCCGTTGTGTTTATCATGACCGATATCATCAACGAGTATTTCGGGGTGAAAGGTGTCCGTTTCCTGTCGTACCTCACCGCTGCCCTGATTGCTTTCGCGTTTATCGTTTTCTACATCGCCATCCGCCTCGAACCGGCCGCATTCTTCGTCACCAGCAAGGCGGAAGCCGGCGTCCCGGATATGGATGCGGCTTACGGGCAGATCCTGGGGCAGGGCTCCATGATCATTATCGCCTCGCTCACGGCCTTTTTGCTGGGGCAGCTGGTGGATGTGTTCACTTTCCATAAAATCAAGAAAATGACCGGCGAAGGCAAGATCTGGCTCCGCGCCACCGGCTCGACGCTTGTTTCCCAGCTCATCGATTCGTTCGTGGTGCTGTTCTGCGCCTTCCACCTGTTCCCCATCCTCACCGGTCAAAAAGGGCAAGCCTGGCCGCTGGGGTTGGTTATCAGCGTCTGCATCATCAATTACATCTATAAATTCACGGTCGCCATCGTGCTCACGCCGGTCATTTATTGGGTCCACGGTATCATCGAACGGTACCTGGGGCACGATCTGGCGGCGGAAATGAAGCGGGCGGCCATGAACCGCTAATCATACTACTATCACATGTCTCAGTTTACAGTCCGTGTGTACGGCATTTTATTCAACGAAAAGAAACAGGTGCTCGTGAGCGACGAGTACATCCGCGGTGGTTATTACACCAAATTCCCCGGCGGCGGCCTAGAATTCGGGGAAGGCACGCTGGAATGCATTGTAAGGGAATGGAAGGAAGAGGTGAACCAGGATGTGGAAGTGGTTGAGCATATCTATACCACCGACTTTTTCCAGATCTCCGCTTTCGATAACGTGAACCAGATCATCTCCATTTATTATTTGCTGAAGGCCGTTTCGCCCTTCGTGGCGCCTTTGCTGGAAAGGCCGTTCGGGTTTGAGATCCCGGAGGGGGCAAGCCAGGTGGAAGGGTTAAGATGGGTGGATTGGGAAGACTTTTCCTCAGCAACGGTTTCCCTGCCGATCGACAAGGTGCTGGCGGATCTCGTCAAAGCGAAATATTAGAACCACTTTTTCTTCATGAAATACCAGCTCATCACTACCGCGGTTACGATCGCGATGGTGACCGGTATGTAGAAACTGAAGGGGGAATGCGCGTAGGGAATGTCTACGTTCATGCCGTAGATGCTGGCCACGAGAACGGGAAGGGTAAGCACGATCGTGATGGACGTGAGGCGTTTCATCACGAAGTTGAGGTTGTTGGAAATGATGCTGGCGAAGGCATCCATGGTGCTGGAGAGGATGTTGGTGTAGATATTGGCCATTTCCAGCGCCTGGGAAGTGTCGACGATCAGGTCGTGGAGAAACTCCTTTTCGTCTTCGTTGAGGCCCATGAAATTGGTGCGTTCCAGCTTCATAAGCAGCAGTTCGTTGCTGCGCAGGGCGGTAACGAAGTATACGAGGGATTTCTGGATCCGCATGAGGTAGAGCAGCTCCTCGTTCCGGTTGGAATCGTACAATTTTTGTTCGAGCAGGTTGCGGCGCTGGTTGATTTCCTTGAGGTAATCGAGGAAGTTCATCACCACTTTCTCGAAAATCTTCAAAACCATCATGTTCCGCTTTTCGGGATGGCGGTTGTGGAAGGTGTTGAGGAATTTTTTGATGGCCGCGTTGTCGAATGAATTCACCGTCACGATCTGGTTGTGGGTGAGGATGATCACGATGGGGATGGTAATGTAATAGGCATCGCTTTCGTTGATGGAATTGTTTTCCGTCGGGGTTTTGATGACGATGAGCTTTACATTGTCTTCCAGTTCGAAACGGCTTTTTTCGTCGATGTCGAGCGAATCGGTCAAAAAGTCCAGCGGGATATCGAGGCTTTCCGACAGTTGTTCGAATTCGGACTGCTTGAGCGGCGGGGTGATATTCACCCAGGCGCCGTTGTCCGGCTCCTTGATTTCAACCGTACGGGCATCGATATTTATAAAGTACTGGATCATCCGGGCGCAAAGGTAATGGAATTAATGTACCAAAAGCCGGGGGGCTAAATTTTAATATTTCCTTCAAATACAGGCGTGGCGGGGCCGCAGAGCCAGATGTCCTCGTATTGCTGCTCGCCGGTGCGGAGGAAGCGGACTTCCAGGTGCCCGCCCAGGGTTTCGACGGGGATGGCGTACTCGCCGGCTTCCCCGGGAGCGGCTGTGAGGGCGGCCGCGGTAACGCCGGTGCCGCAGGAATACGTTTCGTCTTCCACGCCGCGCTCGTAAGTGCGCACGAAAATGCCTTTATCGATTTCCTGTACAAAGTTCACGTTGGTGCCTACGGCGGCGAAGCGGTCGTTGTAGCGGACGGCCCGGCCGTCTTCATACACGTCCACTTCCTGGATATCGGTCACGAATTGAACGTAGTGCGGGGAGCCGGTGTTGAGGTAGAAGAAGGAACCGCCGTTTTCTACCTGGTCCACGTCTTTCATTTTGAGCTCCACCCAGCCGTTGTCCCTGAATTTGGCGTCATGCTCGCCGTCTGTCGCGATAAACCGCAGGGTTTCGCCGGTGATGCCCATATGGCGGGCAAAGGCCGTGAGGCACCGGCCGCCGTTGCCGCACATGCTGCCTTCACGTCCGTCGGCGTTGTAATACTTCATCCGGAAGTCGTACCCGTCCTGGTTTTCGAGCATCATCAGCCCGTCGGCCCCGATACCGAAGCGGCGGTCGCAGAGGTGTTCGATCTGTTCGGAGGTAAGCCCGGAATAAGCGCCGTTACGGTTGTCGAGGATCACGAAATCGTTCCCTGTACCCTGGTATTTATAGAAATGAATCTGCATGATGGTGCAAAGTTACACAATACTGGCATTGGATCAAGCGGCGATGACCGGCAGCGCCGTGGCGATAAGTTTTTCCACGGCTGCGTTGCCATCCGCGCTGAATTCTCCCCGGACGCGGTTGGCCACGATGGCGCTGAGCGACAGGCAGCGGTGCCCCAGCACGCGCCCCAGGCCGTAGATCCCGGAAGTTTCCATTTCAAAATTGGTGATATGGCGGTTTTCGAAGCTGAAGGCGCCCAGCTGGTCGATCAGCTGCGGGTGGGAGAGGGCGCCCCTGAGCAGGCGGCCCTGCGGGGCATAGAAACCCGGACAGGTAACGGTGATGCCTGTATGGAACCCTTCGCCGAAGCGCTCCAGCAGTTCGGGCGCGGCTTCAAAGAGGTAAGGCCTGGCCGCATGGGGCTGGAGGCGCACCTGCCCGCGGAAGGCTTCCAGGAGCTGAAGCTCTTCGGGCGTATTGTGCCAGGTGTAATACGGCAGCAAATTATCCAGCCCGATCGCGTGCGACGATGCCACAAAAGCATCCACCGGGATATTTTCCTGCAGGGAGCCGGAGGTGCCCAGCCGTACGATGCGCAGGCTCACCAGCTCTTCTTTCACCTGTCTTGTCGCAAAATCGATGTTCACCAGGGCATCCAGCTCGTTGAGCACGATATCGATATTGTCGGTCCCGATGCCGGTAGACACCACGGAGATCCGCGTATTCCCCACAAAACCCGTATGTGTCACAAATTCGCGGTGCTGGTATTTACCTTCAATCCGGTCGAAGTGTTTGCTCACGTTTTGCACGCGTTCCGGATCACCGACGGTGATGATGGTATGCGCGATTTCTTCCGGTCTTACGTCCAGATGGTAAACGGCCCCGCGGGCGTTGAGAATCAGTTCTGATGCGGCGATTCCTGTAGACATACGTCAGTATTTTTTTATCCGTAAAGAAATATCTTGTAATCAGATTTGGCAAATATCTAAAATTTGCTACTTTTGCAGTCCATCAAAAACGGATGGCACAAAAAAAGGTACCGTGGCCGAGTGGCTAGGCAGAGGTCTGCAAAACCTCGTACAGCGGTTCGAATCCGCTCGGTACCTCTGAAAATCTTCTAAAACCCGCCTTCATGGCGGGTTTTTCTTTTTCCACATTTCCCACGCCCCACCGGATGCCGAAGCAGTTAATTTAGCCTTATTGCACGCGCCCTGCAAACATGCACCATAGATGTTACATTTGTCATTATACCGCTACTGCACTGCATTTGCGTTGTTTCGGACTCACTGGTACGGTTTCAATACAGTGTTAGTACGGTGTCAGTACTGTATCTCTACTAAGTCCCTGCTAAGACATTCCGAAAAAATCCTTTCGGAATAATACGATTTCACCTTGGCAGTCCCAGTAATCAACGCAGCAAGTGGCAAATGGTTGTCTGGTTATTACGATATGCTTTTATATTTCAAAATATTATAATGCTCGCAACGGAATGAATGTAAGCATTTGAATGCGTACAAAAATGAAGCCCATGCGCATTCGCGCACGGGCTTCCGGGGTTGAGAGTAGCATCTACCGTTGGCAGATATGATTGTTATTTAGTCGTATACACTTCGATTTCGGAAAGAAACGCTTTCTGAATGGGCCCTTCCAGCGCGGTAACCCGCAGGTAGCGCCAGGTGGCCGACGATGGCACGGGATAACTCTGGGCCGTGCGCGTGGTGGGCACAAATGCGAGGTTGTCGCGCAAAACGGTCCAGGTATTGCTATCGTTGCTGCCTTCCATCTTGAATTTCGTCATCCCGTTGGCATCGTTCTGCCGCGCGATGATTTCGACGGAAACCAGGTTGATGGCTTTTTTCATGTCCAGCGTGATGGAATGTGGGTAGGGGAGTACCGTAGGGCAGCCCTGTGAGCTCCAGTATGTCGCGGTTTTGCCGTCGAGCACGAGGTCCGCCGTGGCGGTTTCGCAGGTGGTTTCCTGGCTGGAAGCGGTAGCGCTCCAACCGGTGCGGTCGGCTTTCATCACGGTCGACTTGTCTTCAAAGAAAACGGCGTCGGCCTTGCCGCAGGCGGCGGCGATGCAGCAAGCCAGGAGATATAGATAAAGGTGGTTCTTTTGCATGCGTTACGGATTTTGGGTGAGGTTCGGGTTCACCAGGCGCTCGCGGTTGGGGATGAAGAAGATCACCCGGTTGTCGGAGGGCAGGATGGTTTGCGTGATGTTGGTGCTGGGCGTGTTGTTCAGGGAATGCGTGCCGGGGTAATTCCTTTCCAGCGCGCGGTTGTTCCTGAAAAGGTCGTAGGCCCTGTGCCCTTCGAATGCCAGTTCGAGGCGGCGTTCTTCCAGCACCGCGTCCATCACGGATTTGCCGGCGGCGGCCAGCGACGCGAGCGTGTGCAGCCCCGTTCCGGTGAGGCCCGCGCGCTGACGAAGCACGTTCAGGTCATCAACCGCCAGCTGCAATTTGGCGCCGCCCAGTTTGGCGTTCGCCTCCGCGCGGATCAGGTACATCTCCGCCAGGCGCATGTACACGGGCGAACTGAGGTTCACCAGTCCTTCCTGGTAATTGTACTTGTTGATGTAATACATGGGCGTATTCGGGTTGAGGCGCGTATTCATCCGGATATCCGCCACCGGCGCGGTATAAGGCCAGGAAAGCACCGTGCCGGCGTTGGTGTACGGGGAAATGAAGGCGTGCCGCAGGTCGCCGGGATGCTGGTCCAGCAGGGCCATGTATTCCGCGGAAGCGTAAATTTCGCCCCAGCCGGTCTGCCCTTGCCCGCCCTCGCTGAAATACATGGAACCGATGGCGCTGAAGTCGCGGTTCTCGGCTTTGGTATGGCGGATGCAGAAGATGGTCTCGCGGTTGTCTTCCGGCACGCTCCGGAAATACGTCTTGTACGCCTCGCTGTCGAGCAGGTTGTAACGCCCGGAATTGATGACGAGGTTGGCGAATTCGATGGCCTTGTCGTTGTTGCCCATATAGAGGTACACGCGGGCCAGGAGCGCCCGCGCCACTTCTTTCGACGCGAAGTTGTTGTTTTTGTTCTCGCTCATGAGCTCCGCTGCTTTCAGCAGGTCGGCCACCACCTGGTCATAGATCTCTTTCACCGAATTGCGGGAAGGCTGCTCGGTGGTAGTGGCTTCGGTAACGAGGGGCACCGCTTCGCCGGAACCGTTGCCCTGGGTATACGGCCGGCCGAAAATGCGTACCAGGTTGAAGTAGATCATGGCGCGGAGATAGAGGTTTTCCCCCTTCAGCTGCCGCATACCGGCCGAAGCGCCGTCGGGCGTGAAGGCGATCACTTTGTTGGCGGCATTCACCACTCCGTAAGATTGCTTCCATACGTTGTTGACATGCGACATGTCGACCAGGTGCGTGTAGCGGTAGGCGTTAGACAGCGCGTCGGACGACGTCTGCGCCTGCGCGATGTTATCGCCCTGGTATTCGGTGAGGAAGTGGATGGAGCGCACATAATCCGCATTTTTAAGCACGGCGTAAGTGCCGATGGTGGCGGATTTTACGTCTGCCTCGTTTTTGAGCGCGTCGTCTTCGTTTTTGGCGGTCGACGGCTCGAAGGTTTTTTGCAGGCTGTAGCCATCGACAGTGCGAGCGCGCCGGCGAGGAACAGGAAGCGGTATGTTGATTTCATTGTTCTCATTTTTAAAATCCGATGTTAACGCCCAGTAATACTTTCTTGCTGATGGGGTATTTGGTCCCGGAAACGCCTTTGGTGAAGCCGTTTGCATTCACGAAGGATACTTCGGGGTCCATACCGGAGAATTTGGTGCCGGTCCAGAGGTTGTCGCCGCTCAGGAAGATGCGCGCACTGCCGATCCTGAGCCTTTGCAGGAAGGCCTGCGGCACATCGTACCCGATCTGCACGTTGCGCAGGCGGATGTAGCTGCCGTCTTCCAGGAAGCGCGACGAAGGTTCGTTAGACGCTTTGTTGCCGCCCAGCAAGGGTTTGGGATGGGTGGCCACGTCGCCGGGCTTGCTCCAGCGGCTCCAGCCTTCCGCCAGCACCATCTGGTTGTAGCTGTCGTAGATACCGTCGGAATCAAAGAACTGGCGCGAGCTGTTGAATACCTGGTTGCCGTACATGAAGTTGAAGAACGCGTTCAGGTAAAAACCTTTGTAGCTGAACGAATTCAGCATGCCGCCGGTGAATTTGGGGGCGGAGGATGTGCCCGTATATTGCAGCGTGGCGGCGTTGTAGCTGTTGGTGTAAGTCAGGTAGGTTTTGCCGTCGGCGTCGGTTACGATCCTTTCCCATAGCGGATCTCCGTTGGCAGGGTCTACGCCGGCCCAGATGCGCATGTACCATTTGTCCATATCCTCGTTGAGGCCCACGGGCTGGTTGGTGCCGGGGTTGGCGAACTTATCGTTCCCGTTCAGCTTCGTTACCTTATTGCGGTTAAGTGCGAAGTTCAGGCTGGTTTCCCATTTGAATTCCCCCACGAGGTTCTTGGTCGTCAGGTTGATCTCCAACCCGCGGTTGCGCATCGACCCGATGTTTTCCATGATGTTGGCATAACCCGTTGTAAGCGGCAGCGGGCGCAGCATCAGGAGGGATTTGGCCTGTTTGTCGTACAGGTCCACATTCAGGTCGATCCTTTTAAACAATCCCAGCTCGATGCCGAAGTTGTTCACACGGATCTTTTCCCATGTGAGGTCGGGATTAGCTTTCTGGAAGGGGAAAGAACCGTTCAATCCCGCATAGGAGGCCGTTTGGTCGTACTGGTATAACCCGAGCGCCTGGTAGTTCTGGAGGGGAGGATTGCCCACGGTACCATGGCTGAGGCGCACTTTCAGGAAGGTGAATGTATTGTTCCCCGCAAGGAAATTCTCGTTGCTCAAAATCCAGGAACCGCCCAACTGGTAAAAGTTACCGCCGGGGTTGTTGTTCCCGAACTTGGAACTGATGTCGCGCACGAAGGAAGCCAGGAAGAAATACCGGTTATCCCAGTTGTAATCACCCTGTACCAGCCACTTCTGGAAGCTGTACTCATCCCGCCCTCCGGTGGGCGTGGATTTGGCTTCCGTAGCCGTGCTCATGGCGGTCATTCCCGCGGGCAGCCCGCGGCCCACGATGCCGTTGTTGTCGTAATAGTATTTCTCCGCTTCGCCTACGCCGAGTACCGACAGGTTATGATCGCCCCAATGGTTTTCGTACCGCAGGCGGTTGGAGCTCAGCAGCGTATTGCTGTAACGGATGTCGTGCGCGAGGTACCCCTTGTCCGCGGTCCCTTCCTTCGACCGCTGGTCCCAGTACTCGGTGGACTTGAAGTTGTAGAGGTTGACGCGGTTGTAGGTGCTGAAGGTCAGGTGCCTGGTGATGGCATAATCCAGGTTCAGGTCGCCGTTAAAGGTCATGGCGCGGTTGAACGACTGGTTATACTGCAGCGAATAAATGAAGTTATGCTGTTCGCGCCCCAGCCAGCCGGTGCCTGCGCCGAAGCGGGGAGATCCGTCGGCGTTGTAGGGCTTATCCCACGGCAGGTTGGTATATGCGCCGTACAACGTGCTGCTGTGGTGGTTATTGGCTTTTTCGTAACTGCCGTTGAGCAGTACGGCCATCTTGATTTTATCGGTCAGTTTATGGGTGATGTTGGCGCGGAAGTTATAGGCGGATTTGCTGTTGGTGAGCAGGGTGCCTTCTTCTTTGAAGTACGTGCCCGCGGTATAGAACTGCGTTTTTTCACTGCCGCCGGAAGCGGAGAGGGTATAGCTCTGCGTCATGGCGCGGCGGAAGGCGACGTCCAGCCAGTCGGTATTGGTATTGAGCACGGTGTCTGACCGGGTGGTGAACGTTTTCTGGTAATCGTACAGCTCGCGGCTGTCCATCAGTTCGAATTTCCCGAAGTCTGCTTTGTTGAAACCGGCTACGGTGTTGAATTCGATGCGGGTTTTGCCGGCTTTGCCCTGGCGGGTGGTAACGATGATCACCCCGTTGGCGGCGCGGGAACCGTAGAGCCCCGTAGCGGCGGCGTCTTTCAGAATCGTGACGGACTCTACGTCGGTGGGGTTGAACGATCCGCCGATATTGCCGTCGACCACGATGAGCGGGTTGGGGCTGCCGGCCAGGGTGCCCTGTCCGCGAATGGTGATGCTGTTGCCGGCGGCGGGATCGCCGGAACCGGAGCTCACCACCACGCCGGGCGCTTTGCCCTGGAGGAGGCTGGACAGATTGTTGCTCGTCACGTCGCGCAGCTTCTCCCGCGAAACGGTGCTCACGGCGCTGGACAGGTATTTGACGTTCTTAGACGAATATCCCACGACAGTTACACCCTCGATGTCTTTACTGGCGGGCACCAGCTGCAGGTCTACCGTAGTTTTGCCCTGCACGGCGATCTCCCGCGTTTCGAAGCCGATGTAGGAGATGACGAGGTGTGCGTCGTCGGGGATGTTGGAAATGCTGTACACGCCGTCGGAATTGGTGGTGGCGCCGCGGCCGGTGCCTTTCACCTTGATGGAAACCCCGGGCAGCGGCACCCCGCGGTCGTCGGTGATGCGGCCGGAAATATTGATGGGCGGCGGCATATCGGGCAGGATTTCCACGGGCTTGCGCGTGATCACGATCACCTTGTCTTCGATCGAATATTCGAGGAACTGCCCGCGGAGCGCTTCTTTCAGAAACGATTCCAGCGGTTGGTTGGTGGCGTTGATGTTAATGGTGGAACCATCGCGCACGAGGCTCTTGTTATAGAAGAAAACGAATCCCGTTTGCTTCTTCACGGCAGCAAAAACCTTCGACAGCGGTACGTCCCGGCCGGAGAATGTGATGGTTTGCGACAGGCTTTTCGCGCTTACGTGCATGCACACGGCAAAAAGGAAAGCGGCGGTTAGTTTCATCGTATTCACGATTGTGGTGAAGCGGCTGCTCCGGTACCTCCCGGAACCGGGCTCCGCCTTGCAGAGATTTTGGTCTGCCTCCCATTTCAGGCAACAGAAGGCATGCTTACAAAAAGTCCAAAAATTCATACTTTTGTAAAGGTTTAAGGTGGAGTAAATAAGAAGCTTGTTCCAACGGGCATTATGTTATCCTCCTGAACTTTTCCAAAGGGAAGTGGTACGAACACTTCCCTTTTTTCGTTCCTGCAGGATAATACTTTCCCATCACCGTCGTCGCCGGTGACTTTTTGAGCGTATTAACATGGCAATATTTTTCTGTTTTTGGTTGCTGTTACAAATTGCTACTGTTACACTGTTTACGGCAATACAATGAGCCGTTTGTTCTCTTCGATCCTGAATTTTATGTTGACTTTGGTTAATATCCTGATTACCTGCGACAGCTGGAGCGACTGCGGCAGTTCGCCTTCGAAGATCTGGTCGGGCACGTTGCCTTCGTAGATGATATCGATGTCGTACCATCTGGCCAGTTGACGCATTACTTCGCGCAGCGGCGCGCCTTCGAATTTGAAATACCCTGCTTTCCAGGCGGTTACCTGGTCGAGATCGGGTTGCACGATGGTCATGGCTCCGTCTGCCTGCGCGATGCGCGCCTGCTGGCCGGGCGTGAGCACCCGCGAGGCGCCGCCGTTGCGAACACGTACCGAACCTTCCAGGAGCGTGGCCTGGATGTGTTGCTCGTCCGCATAGGCGTTGATATTGAATTCGGTGCCAAGCGCCTGCACATCGGTTTTACCCTGTACGTTTACAAAGAAGGGATGCTTCGCGTCTTTGGCGACGATGAAATAGGCTTCGCCAGACATTTCCACGCGGCGTTCCGCGCCGGTGAAGGCGGTCGGGTAGCGGAGGGTGGAACCGGCGTTCATCCAGACCTTCGTGCCATCGGGCAGTACCAGCTGGAACTTGCGGCCGCGGGGCGTGGTCATGGTATTGAAGGTGATATCTTTTGCGGCGGCGTCATCGTAGGCGAGGCTGCCGTTTTGCAGGGTGATGCGGGTGCCTTGCTGGCTGGCAACGAGGCCGTTGCCGAGGGAGTCGAGCACGATTTCCTCGCCGTTGCCGAGGGTGAGGATGGCGCCTTCCTTGCCGGGGGCTACGTCGTGCGTGATGCTGGCGGTGGTTCCGGCGGGTTGTTTGCCCTTCCACAGCTTCCAGCCGTAGGGGATGGCGATGGCCAGCGCCAGTACGGCGGCGGCTGCATACCACCAGCGCATCCTGCGCACGGGAGTTGGTTCTTGTTGGTGATGAAAAAGGATCCGGTCCATGATGGCGGCTTTGGCAGCTTCGCTCATCGCCTCGCGGGGCTGCAGGTTCTCCCAGGCGTCGCGCAGGTGGGGGAAAGGGAATCCACGCCCTGCCTGTCGAGCAGATCGAGAAACGCTTCTTTCTCGGCCTCGCTGGCCTGGCCGCTCATCCAGCGGTCCAGTAATTCCTGCATTGTGGAGGGATCTTTTTGCATAGTGGTTATAATAGGGACAACGGTAAAAATAAAAAGGGGCTACCGGCCGGGAATAATTTTCACAATTTTTTTCAGAAAGATTGAAGGATGCAGATCGCCAGCAAAGTTGAAATGCGGCTGGTCACATACCTGACGATCGATTGCGTGGCGTACTGGATGTATTTTTTGACCGTTTCGCGGGAAAGTTCCATTTCCTGGGCGATTTCCTGGTATTTCTTCCCTTGCCGCCTGCTCAGGAGCCAGGCTTTCTGCTGCTGGGCGGGCAGCTGCCGGATGGCTTCTTCCACGATGTCGAGGTCGGGCTCGCGGGGCGGGGGCGTATCTTCTTCCCCCGGGCCAGTTCCCATTCCATCGCGCGCTTCCTTTCCCGCATCATCTTTTTCATGGCGTTAAGGGCATGGTTCCGGGCGATGACGAACAGGTAATTACGGAAATTCCGGACTTCAGCCAGTGCCTCGCGGCTGATCCATATCTGGAGGAAAATATCCTGCACCACTTCCTCCGCCAGCTCGCGCGACTTCGTCAGTTGCCAGATATAGGCATACAGATGGTCGGCATATTGAAGGAAAAGGTCGCGGAAGGCGGTTTCGTTCCCCCGGGCAACTTCCTGTAGCTTATCACTGATATCAACAACCTGG
Above is a genomic segment from Chitinophaga pollutisoli containing:
- a CDS encoding SusC/RagA family TonB-linked outer membrane protein — translated: MNFWTFCKHAFCCLKWEADQNLCKAEPGSGRYRSSRFTTIVNTMKLTAAFLFAVCMHVSAKSLSQTITFSGRDVPLSKVFAAVKKQTGFVFFYNKSLVRDGSTININATNQPLESFLKEALRGQFLEYSIEDKVIVITRKPVEILPDMPPPINISGRITDDRGVPLPGVSIKVKGTGRGATTNSDGVYSISNIPDDAHLVISYIGFETREIAVQGKTTVDLQLVPASKDIEGVTVVGYSSKNVKYLSSAVSTVSREKLRDVTSNNLSSLLQGKAPGVVVSSGSGDPAAGNSITIRGQGTLAGSPNPLIVVDGNIGGSFNPTDVESVTILKDAAATGLYGSRAANGVIIVTTRQGKAGKTRIEFNTVAGFNKADFGKFELMDSRELYDYQKTFTTRSDTVLNTNTDWLDVAFRRAMTQSYTLSASGGSEKTQFYTAGTYFKEEGTLLTNSKSAYNFRANITHKLTDKIKMAVLLNGSYEKANNHHSSTLYGAYTNLPWDKPYNADGSPRFGAGTGWLGREQHNFIYSLQYNQSFNRAMTFNGDLNLDYAITRHLTFSTYNRVNLYNFKSTEYWDQRSKEGTADKGYLAHDIRYSNTLLSSNRLRYENHWGDHNLSVLGVGEAEKYYYDNNGIVGRGLPAGMTAMSTATEAKSTPTGGRDEYSFQKWLVQGDYNWDNRYFFLASFVRDISSKFGNNNPGGNFYQLGGSWILSNENFLAGNNTFTFLKVRLSHGTVGNPPLQNYQALGLYQYDQTASYAGLNGSFPFQKANPDLTWEKIRVNNFGIELGLFKRIDLNVDLYDKQAKSLLMLRPLPLTTGYANIMENIGSMRNRGLEINLTTKNLVGEFKWETSLNFALNRNKVTKLNGNDKFANPGTNQPVGLNEDMDKWYMRIWAGVDPANGDPLWERIVTDADGKTYLTYTNSYNAATLQYTGTSSAPKFTGGMLNSFSYKGFYLNAFFNFMYGNQVFNSSRQFFDSDGIYDSYNQMVLAEGWSRWSKPGDVATHPKPLLGGNKASNEPSSRFLEDGSYIRLRNVQIGYDVPQAFLQRLRIGSARIFLSGDNLWTGTKFSGMDPEVSFVNANGFTKGVSGTKYPISKKVLLGVNIGF
- a CDS encoding FecR domain-containing protein — translated: MDRILFHHQQEPTPVRRMRWWYAAAAVLALAIAIPYGWKLWKGKQPAGTTASITHDVAPGKEGAILTLGNGEEIVLDSLGNGLVASQQGTRITLQNGSLAYDDAAAKDITFNTMTTPRGRKFQLVLPDGTKVWMNAGSTLRYPTAFTGAERRVEMSGEAYFIVAKDAKHPFFVNVQGKTDVQALGTEFNINAYADEQHIQATLLEGSVRVRNGGASRVLTPGQQARIAQADGAMTIVQPDLDQVTAWKAGYFKFEGAPLREVMRQLARWYDIDIIYEGNVPDQIFEGELPQSLQLSQVIRILTKVNIKFRIEENKRLIVLP
- a CDS encoding sigma factor-like helix-turn-helix DNA-binding protein, whose product is MEEAIRQLPAQQQKAWLLSRRQGKKYQEIAQEMELSRETVKKYIQYATQSIVRYVTSRISTLLAICILQSF
- a CDS encoding sigma factor, with the protein product MQNQVVDISDKLQEVARGNETAFRDLFLQYADHLYAYIWQLTKSRELAEEVVQDIFLQIWISREALAEVRNFRNYLFVIARNHALNAMKKMMRERKRAMEWELARGKKIRPRPASPTSTSWKKPSGSCPPSSRKPGS